The nucleotide sequence GCCGCCCACCTACCCGCTGGTGAGCGCCCTCGTTCACGCGCTACCCGATCCGCCGGCGCTCCGCCTGCTCGCACGCATGACGGGACTTCGCTACGTGCTCGTCCACTCGAGCGAGCTCGGCGCGCGCGAGCGCGCCGAATGGGATCCGCCGTCCGATGCGGCGCTGACGCCGGTCGCGCGGGACGAAGCCGACGCGCTCTATGCGTTGCGCGACCCGCCGGCGCCGGACTTGCTGGATGCGTTCGTCTCCGACGCGCCCGCAGCGGCGACGCTCACCGGGACGCCGCTGGAGCCCCTCCCCGCAGAGAGTCGCCGGCCGTCGGTGCGCCTCCTCTCGCCGGCACCGGCGACCGCGCGGCGTCGCCTGCGATTCGCGCTTCCGGCCGAGGTACGAAACGCCTCCACCCTCGGGCCTGCGTGGCCCGCACTGGTCGCCCAGTCGCCCTACCTCGTCACGGTCGGAACACGCTGGGAGCGTCCCGATGGGAGCCTCGCCGATCACGATGACGTCGCCGGGCGCCTCCCCTACGATCTACCCTCCGGCGCCGGCGCGGCCGTCCTGGTCGGGGCACGCACGCCCGACGAGCCGGGAAGCTGGCGGCTCCGCATCGGCGTCGTGCAGGACGGCGAATGGCTGCCGGGCGACTCCCTGTCGATTCCGATCGAGGTACGGTAAGACCCGGGCATGGCGTACGAGCACGTCCTGGTCGACGTCGAGGGCGACCTCGGTATCGTCACGTTGAACCGCCCGGCGCGCCGCAACGCGCTCTCCGAGGCGGTCATCCGTGAGCTCACCGCCGCCTTCGAGCAGCTCGCCGCCGAGGCGCCCGTGCGTGCCATCGTGCTCGCCGCCAACGGCCCCGTGTTCTCGGCCGGGCACGATCTCTCCGAGATCGCGGGCCGCGATCTCGACGGCATGCGGCGCCTGCTGGGCGCGTCCGCCAACCTCATGCGAACGATGCAGGCCCTACCCCAACCCGTCGTCGCCTGCGTGCACGCGATCGCCACGGCGGGGGGCTGCCAGCTCGTCGCATCCGCCGATCTCGCCGTCGCCGCCGACGTCGCGCGTTTCGCGACGCCCGGCGGCCGTGAAGGGTGGTTCTGCATCACCCCGATGATCCCCGTGCAGCGCCTGCTGCCGCCCAAGCGGGCGCTCGAGATGCTGTTCACGGGCGACGAGATCGACGCCGCGACGGCCCTCGCCTGGGGGCTCGTCAATCGGGTCGTCCCGGCAGACCGCGTCCGGGACGAGGCCAAGGCGCTGGCGCGACGCGCGAGCCGCGGCAGCCTCGGGGCCAAGGCCCTCGGCAAGCGGATGTTCTACGAGACGGTGGAGCTCCCCCTCGAGCCCGCGTACGAGAAGGCCGTCGAGGCCATGGCGTCGAGCGCGCTCACCGACGACGCCCGCGAGTGGATCCGGGCGTTTCTCGACAAGCGGCCCGCGGTCTACTCGAAAAAGCGCTGAACTGGATTGAAACCGGAGGTCGGCGCTGATTTGAATGGGCCCCGCCCATGACCGGAACCGTCGCCTACTTCTGCATGGAGTTCGGGCTCCACGAGGAGTTCCCGATCTACGCCGGCGGCCTCGGCATCCTCGCCGGCGACTTCATCAAGTCGGCACACGACCTCGGGCTGCCGGTCATCGGGGTCGGGCTGCGCTGGGCGCGCGGCTACTCGCGGCAGCGCATCGGCGACGACGGGCTCCCCGTCTCCGAATTTCCGAGCTATCCGGCGAGCTTCCTCGAGGACACCGGCATCCGCGTCCGGGTGCGGGTCGCGGCGCGCGAGGTCGAGGCGCGCGTCTGGCGCACGCAGCACTGGAAGAACGCGCCGCTCCTGCTCCTCGAGCCCGCGAGCCCGCGCGACGCCTGGATCACGCACCGCCTCTACGA is from Candidatus Eisenbacteria bacterium and encodes:
- a CDS encoding enoyl-CoA hydratase-related protein; translated protein: MAYEHVLVDVEGDLGIVTLNRPARRNALSEAVIRELTAAFEQLAAEAPVRAIVLAANGPVFSAGHDLSEIAGRDLDGMRRLLGASANLMRTMQALPQPVVACVHAIATAGGCQLVASADLAVAADVARFATPGGREGWFCITPMIPVQRLLPPKRALEMLFTGDEIDAATALAWGLVNRVVPADRVRDEAKALARRASRGSLGAKALGKRMFYETVELPLEPAYEKAVEAMASSALTDDAREWIRAFLDKRPAVYSKKR